Within the Streptomyces sp. NBC_00353 genome, the region CAGGTAGTACGAGGGGACGACGCCGAGCCGGTCGGCGATCGCCCGGGGCATGTGCAGATCGTCGGCGATCGAGTCGCCGTGCTCGGCGAGCAGCTTCGGCAGCACGTTCTCGCCGTCCGGGCCGCCGAGCCGGACCCCGAGCTCCCACGTCAGGTGGTTGAGCCCGACATGGTCGAGGTGCACCTCGCCGGGGGTGACGTCGAGCAGCGCGGCGAACTTCCGCTGGAAGCCGATCGCCACGTTGCACAGGCCGACGGCCTTGTGCCCGGCCTGGAGCAGTGCCCGGGTCACGATGCCGACCGGGTTGGTGAAGTCGATGATCCAGGCGTCGGGGTTGGCACGGCGGACCCGCTCGGCGATGTCGAGGACGACCGGGACGGTGCGCAGCGCCTTGGCAAGGCCGCCGGCCCCGGTGGTCTCCTGGCCGATGCAGCCGCACTCCAGCGGCCAGGTCTCGTCCTGGTTGCGGGCGGCCTGGCCGCCGACGCGCAGCTGGAGCAGGACCGCGTCGGCGTCGGCGACGCCCGCGTCGACGTCCGAGGTGGTGACGATGCGGCCCGGGTGGCCCTGCTTGGCGAAGATCCGCCGGGCGAGACCGCCGACGAGTTCGAGGCGGTCGGCCGCCGGGTCGACGAGCACGAGCTCCTCGACGGGCAGTGTGTCCCGCAGCCGGGCGAAGCCGTCGATCAGTTCAGGTGTGTAGGTGGACCCGCCACCAACTACTGCGAGCTTCATAGGTCAGCCCTTTACTCCGGTCAGTGTGACGCCCTCGACGAAAGCCTTCTGAGCGAAGAAGAAGACGAGGATCACGGGGGCCATGACCAGTACGGTCGCGGCCATGGTCAGGTTCCAGTCGGTGTGGTGCGCGCCCTTGAAGGACTCCAGTCCGTAACTGAGCGTCCAGGCGGCCGGGTTCTCGGAGGCGTAGATCTGCGGCCCGAAGTAGTCGTTCCAGGCGTAGAAGAACTGGAACAGCGCGACGGCGGCGATGCCCGGCCTGGCCATCGGCACCACGACCTTCAGCAGGGCGCGCAGTTCGCCGCAGCCGTCGACCTTCGCCGCGTCGAGGTACTCGTTCGGGATGGTCAGCAGGAACTGCCGCAGCAGGAAGATGGAGAACGCGTCACCGAAGACCATCGGGATGATCAGCGGCCAGAGCGTCCCGGACATGTCCAGCTGCTTCGCCCAGAACAGATACATCGGGATGACGACGACCTGCGGCGGCAGCATCATCATCGAGATGACGAGCATCAGCGACAGCTGCCGGCCGCGGAAGCGGAACTTGGCGAGCGCGTACGCCACGGGCAGCGACGACACGACCGTGAGGACGGTGCCGAGCCCCGCGTACAGCAGGGTGTTCTTCCACCAGGTCAGGAAGCCCGGGGTGTCGAACACCCTGCGGTAGTTGCTCCACTCGAAGGGGTGCGGCCACAGATCGCGGGTCAGCGCCTGCTGGTCGCTCATCAGCGAGGTGAGGAACAGGAAGACGAAGGGCAGCACGAAGAAGAGCGCGGCCGCGACGCCGAGCGCGTGCACGGCGATCCAGTTCAGGAGCGCCTTGCGGCGTGCGACGCGTTCGGCCGGGGTGACCGGCCCGGCGGACGGGTCGGTGGCCTTGAAGGTGTCGAGAGCCTGCGCCACGTCACTCACCTGCCTGGATCAGCCCGCTGCGGCGTCGCATCAGCAGTGCGGTGAACGCCATGGCGAGTACGAAGAGAACGAGCGCGACCACACAGGCGGACCCGTAGTCGAAACGCTGGAAGCCGAGGTTGTAGACGAGCTGCGGAAGCGTCAGTGTCGACTTGTCGGGATAGCCCGGTTCGAACTGCTGCCCGGAGCCGCCCATCACCCCCGAGGCGACCTTCCCCGCCACGAGTGGCTGGGTGTAGTACTGCATCGTCTGGATGATCCCGGTGACCACGGCGAACATCACGATCGGCGAGATGTTCGGCAGTGTGACGAAGCGGAACCGCTGGAACGAGGTCGCCCCGTCCAGCTCCGCCGCCTCGTACTGCTCCTTCGGTACGTCGAGCAGCGCGGCCATGAAGATCACCATCAGGTCGCCCACCCCCCACACCGCGAGCGCGGTCAGGGCCGGCTTGGACCAGGCGGCGTCGGTGAACCAGCCCGGCGTGGGCAGCCCCAGATCGCCGAGGATCGAATTGACCGGCCCCGTCCCCGGGTTGAGCAGGAAGACGAAACCCAGGGTCGCCGCGACCGGCGGGGCCAGATACGGCAGGTAGAACAGGGTGCGGAAGACACCCGCACCCGTCTTGATCTTGGTGATCAGCAGGCCGACGCCGAGACCGAAGACGACCCGGCAGCTGACCATCACCACGACCAGCCACAGGGTGTTCCGCAGGGCGGGCCAGAACAGCGGGTAGTCGTTGAAGACGTACGACCAGTTCTTCAGCCCGTTGAACTCCGGGGCCGCGAAACCGTCGTAGTGGGTGAAGGAGAAATAGAGCGTGGAGATCAGCGGGTAGGCGAAGAAGACGCAGAACCCGATCAGCCACGGCGACATGAAGGCCGTCGTTCGAAGCGCCGCACGACGGCGCTTCGAACGGAGTGTGTACGTGCTCATCGCGGTGCTACTTCGCCTGTGCGACGGCTGCGTCGATTTCCTCGGCGGTCTTCTCC harbors:
- a CDS encoding 6-phospho-beta-glucosidase is translated as MKLAVVGGGSTYTPELIDGFARLRDTLPVEELVLVDPAADRLELVGGLARRIFAKQGHPGRIVTTSDVDAGVADADAVLLQLRVGGQAARNQDETWPLECGCIGQETTGAGGLAKALRTVPVVLDIAERVRRANPDAWIIDFTNPVGIVTRALLQAGHKAVGLCNVAIGFQRKFAALLDVTPGEVHLDHVGLNHLTWELGVRLGGPDGENVLPKLLAEHGDSIADDLHMPRAIADRLGVVPSYYLRYFYAHDEVVRELGSKPSRAAEVAAMEKELLAMYGDPALDEKPALLARRGGAFYSEAAVDLASSLLGSGGSAVQVVNTYNKGTLPFLPDDAVIEVQARVDGTGATPLAVPELDPLYTGLISHVTAYEDLALEAALRGGRDRVFKALLAHPLIGQFEYAEALTDKLIAHNREHLAWA
- a CDS encoding carbohydrate ABC transporter permease; this encodes MSTYTLRSKRRRAALRTTAFMSPWLIGFCVFFAYPLISTLYFSFTHYDGFAAPEFNGLKNWSYVFNDYPLFWPALRNTLWLVVVMVSCRVVFGLGVGLLITKIKTGAGVFRTLFYLPYLAPPVAATLGFVFLLNPGTGPVNSILGDLGLPTPGWFTDAAWSKPALTALAVWGVGDLMVIFMAALLDVPKEQYEAAELDGATSFQRFRFVTLPNISPIVMFAVVTGIIQTMQYYTQPLVAGKVASGVMGGSGQQFEPGYPDKSTLTLPQLVYNLGFQRFDYGSACVVALVLFVLAMAFTALLMRRRSGLIQAGE
- a CDS encoding carbohydrate ABC transporter permease → MAQALDTFKATDPSAGPVTPAERVARRKALLNWIAVHALGVAAALFFVLPFVFLFLTSLMSDQQALTRDLWPHPFEWSNYRRVFDTPGFLTWWKNTLLYAGLGTVLTVVSSLPVAYALAKFRFRGRQLSLMLVISMMMLPPQVVVIPMYLFWAKQLDMSGTLWPLIIPMVFGDAFSIFLLRQFLLTIPNEYLDAAKVDGCGELRALLKVVVPMARPGIAAVALFQFFYAWNDYFGPQIYASENPAAWTLSYGLESFKGAHHTDWNLTMAATVLVMAPVILVFFFAQKAFVEGVTLTGVKG